The genomic DNA ACAAATTCTATGCAACAAGAGGAATTGGATTTGGCTATGTTTCAAAAAGAGTTGCAAGTATGTTTCATGATAAATTAGAAGCTAAGGACGCAGATGACTGGATAGTAGGAACACCAGCACCTTCATTATATGCTTCAATGTTAGAAGTTATTGACTATGCTTGCTGGGTAGGTTCAAAATTTTCTAATTCAAAAGATAGAAGGGAACTTTATAAAGAAGGAATGAAGAAAATTTCAGAGCAAGAAAGATATTTACTTAATTTCTTGCTAGAAGGAGATGATAAAGTTAAAGGATTAAGGTATATTAATGGAGTAGAAATCTATGTAGATAACAAAGATTTAGAAAAAAGAGATTTAATTATAGCAATGGGAATAAAAGGTTTATCTTATACAGAAGCTGTGAATAGATATAGAGATATGGGAATTATAGTTTTTGATAGAATAAATACTTCACTTTATTCAAAAAGAATAGTAGAATCATTAGGACTTACAGGAGCAATAAGAGTCTCACCTGTTCACTGTCATAATGAAAATGAAATGAGAGAATTCTTAATAGCAACTCAAAAAATTATTGAAAGTTTAAAAAATTAAAAAAAGAAAAGGAAGGTAAAAAAATATGGAAAAACCAATATATGTAAAGGAATACAAAGAAATTGAAAATGTTTTAGTAAATTATTATGGTAAAGGTGGTAAAGAAGCAAAAAGTGAAATAATGAAACCAGGTTTTCATGAAAAAGCTGAAATGTTTAGTGTTGATGAAAAAGGGAAGTTAGTTGGAGGACCAGTGAGAGAAAGCTTATTTCCTGTTATAGATAATCATTTTAGACCAAGCCCAGAAGCAGAAGCTGTTATTGTGTATATAGATATTAATGGTACAGCAGCAAGTGCAAGAGTTGATACAAATGATTTGTCAGGTTTTTGCTTCACAGACTACTTTAACTTATTAAAAGTAGAAGGAAAGTGGTTGATTGTAAACAAAATATTTCATACAAATTATGCAGAATAGTTAAAAATAAAATGCTGAGTTTTATATATAGAATATATCTCAGCATTTTTCACTTAATAAAAAGTTTATAAAATTTTTTAGAGTACTAGATGAATTTTCTTTTTTATAAAAAAGTTTTACTTTTCTTTTTGCAAGAGGGCTATCTATTTTATAAAATATCAATTTATCTGTTTTTTCTTCATATTTTGGAATACCATCTCTAACAAAAGAGATCCCTTTACCAAGTTTTGACATATAATAAGAAGTTAGTAACTGGTCAGCATACATTACAACCTTGGGTGAGAAACCTGAGCTTTCACACATTTTTATAGATTTTTCATTTAAGTCATGTCCTTTACCAAGTAAAATAAAATTTTCATCAGAAAATAATTTTAAATCAATAGTTGGATAAATTTTATCTAAAAATTTTCCAGATTTAATTAAAGAAAAATCAATTTGAAAATCTTTAATTTTTTTATTGATTTTAAAATTACTAGGAACTGCTAAAAGTATTTCTTCATCATACCAGTCAATAGATAATAAATTGCTAGGACAATTATCAGCGATATCTATTCCCAAATCTATTTTCTCGGTTTCTAAGTTTTTAAAAAGAACTTCACTAGTGTTTTCCATTAGTTTTATAGAGGTAGAAGGATAAGTTTTTGAAAATTTTTCTATAAAAAAAGGTAAAATATAGACACAGAAAAAAGAAGAACTAGCAATATTTAGGTTGTTTTCAGTTTTTAAATTTTCAAAATACTTAATAGTATTTTTTTCAATTTCCATAATTTCTTCAATAGATTTTATATAGAATTCTCCCTCTTTTGTCAATGTAATGGGATTTGTATTTCTATTAAAAATTTGAATACCTATTTCTTTTTCAACTTTTTTTATTATTGCACTTAAAGCTGGCTGCGATACATAAAGGGTTTCAGCAGCCTTAGAAAAACTTTTCATTTTATAAACCATATAAATATAATCTTTATGTTTAAACATTCTTTTTCCTCCATTTCAATTATACCATAAACTTAATTGTATATGAAAAAACTGAAAGAAATATTTAAGAATTATATGGTAAAATAAAAGAAAAACTTTTAGGGAGCGAAGAAGTGGAAAATATTTTACTACAAGCATTAAAAACAAGTAGCATAGATTTTAATATAGATTCAGATGAGAAGTACCAATATGAGTTGATAGCCAATGGAGAAGAAAAAATTGTCACAAGACTTAGAAAATATTTTGAGGATTGTGATGAGTTTATAATTTCTGTTGCCTTTATAACTATGGGAGGTATTTCTCTTTTTTTGGAAGAATTAAAAAATTTAGAGAATAAAGGAATAAAGGGGAAAATTTTAACAGGAGATTATTTGACATTCACTGAGCCAAAAGCCTTAAAAAAATTATTATCATACAAAAATATAGATTTAAAAGTAGCGACTAATAGAAAACATCATACTAAGGCATATTTTTTTAGAAAGGGTAATATTTGGACTTTAATTGTGGGAAGTAGTAACCTGACACAAGGAGCATTGACTGTAAATTTTGAATGGAATATAAAAGTTAATTCTCTTGAAAATGGAAAAATAGTTAAATCAGTTTTAGAAACTTTTAACAAAGAATTTGATAATTTAAAAACTTTAACAGAAGAAGATATAGAAAATTATCAGAAAAGATATGAGCAATTAAAGAAGATAACAGAAGTAAATAATCAAAATATAGATTTAGATAAAATAGAACCTAATTCTATGCAAGTTCAAGCTTTAAAAAATTTAGAAGAAACAAGAAAAGAA from Fusobacterium simiae includes the following:
- a CDS encoding LysR family transcriptional regulator, giving the protein MFKHKDYIYMVYKMKSFSKAAETLYVSQPALSAIIKKVEKEIGIQIFNRNTNPITLTKEGEFYIKSIEEIMEIEKNTIKYFENLKTENNLNIASSSFFCVYILPFFIEKFSKTYPSTSIKLMENTSEVLFKNLETEKIDLGIDIADNCPSNLLSIDWYDEEILLAVPSNFKINKKIKDFQIDFSLIKSGKFLDKIYPTIDLKLFSDENFILLGKGHDLNEKSIKMCESSGFSPKVVMYADQLLTSYYMSKLGKGISFVRDGIPKYEEKTDKLIFYKIDSPLAKRKVKLFYKKENSSSTLKNFINFLLSEKC
- a CDS encoding nuclear transport factor 2 family protein; translation: MEKPIYVKEYKEIENVLVNYYGKGGKEAKSEIMKPGFHEKAEMFSVDEKGKLVGGPVRESLFPVIDNHFRPSPEAEAVIVYIDINGTAASARVDTNDLSGFCFTDYFNLLKVEGKWLIVNKIFHTNYAE